Below is a genomic region from Rhodopirellula islandica.
ATCGCGGAACAACGTTTGCCAATCAAGGATGGCAACTTGATTGCCACGTGTTGAGCGTGGATGGATCTCCTAATTTTCCATCCCTTGGTTCAGCACCACTCCTTGGAAATAAGATGAAGAAAAACGAGCCGCTGACAAAAATCATGTCAACAGGATTGCAGACCATTCACGACGGCGAGCCCGTTTCGAAGTTGCGAGCCATGTTTGAATCCGGTGGCATTCACCACATCCCTGTTGTCAGCGGGGAGAAGTTGATCGGCATCGTTAGCTGGAGTGACTTCGTGCGAATCTCGTTTGGCGAGTTCGGAAACCAAACCTCGAAGTCCTTGGATCAAACACTCGATCACCTTTACAAGGTGCACGACGTGATGGTCGCCGATTGCGTCACGATTGAAAAATCGAGCACGATCCGTGACGCCGCGAGACTGCTTGGGTCTCACAGTTTCCACTCTCTGCCTGTCGTCGAAGGAGACAAGCTGGTGGGCATTGTGACCTCAACGGACTTGATTCAGTATCTCGCTGATCAATAGCCTTCACGCGTCGCCGGAACCGCTTCAGCCAAGCAGCTGTTTCGATCACGCTGGGTGACGCCCGCACAGCTTTTCAACTGCGGGCGATCACCCACTATGGCTCGACCCCAACGCCTGGTCCCTCCCTCAACTCACTTGTCGAGTGTTTGAATCAACGCCTCGGGACGCACAAGGTGGAAATAGTGCCCATGGTCGGCGGTCAAAATCAACGCGGTGTCATCCCAGCCACCATTTTGCTCAATCCACTGAACAACCGCCGCGAACGCATCGTCACCGCTGAGCACAGCCCCGATTGAATTGTCGATGTTGTTGGAGTGATTTGCCCAATCGACGTCGCCCGATTCGACCAGCAACCACCAACGTTCATTTTTCGATTGGAGCACCTCCATCGCAGCAACCGCCATCTCGCGTAGCTGGACGTTTTCAACCCGATCGGCCTCGCTGTAGACCTCTGCCTTGGCCGGTTTGGGATTGCCAACGCTGACGACGGGGTCGTAGTTGCCGTCGGCGGTCTGGAACGGCAGGTGACCGGCTTGAGCACCAAAGAAACCAAACAACCGCTTGCCATCGGTTTTTGCTTGCTCGACGGCCTTGCTCAACACCTCGGTACCAGCCACCCCATTGGTTCGTTGAGCCACGACGTACTTGCCGCCGTTTTGAATATCAATCGCTTCCAAATCTTCGGGCGCCAGGTAGCGATTCCCGGGGACAAAGTTCTTGCCCTGAGCGCCGTCGGTGTCCTTGTCCATTCCCCAGCCACCACCAATCAGCACATCCACCCCTGGCAGACCACCGGGATGATAAATCGACGGACGCCCGATCAGGTCGCGAGTCAAATCTTGATAGTCGTTTCGATGAACGTTGTTGGCGTAGGCACATCCCGGCGTTGCATGGCTGATCGGAACGCTCG
It encodes:
- a CDS encoding CBS domain-containing protein, which translates into the protein MKKNEPLTKIMSTGLQTIHDGEPVSKLRAMFESGGIHHIPVVSGEKLIGIVSWSDFVRISFGEFGNQTSKSLDQTLDHLYKVHDVMVADCVTIEKSSTIRDAARLLGSHSFHSLPVVEGDKLVGIVTSTDLIQYLADQ